The Toxorhynchites rutilus septentrionalis strain SRP chromosome 3, ASM2978413v1, whole genome shotgun sequence genome includes a region encoding these proteins:
- the LOC129777387 gene encoding larval cuticle protein A2B-like isoform X3: MSLKITIILAALVGVIAAQHYYQAEHHEEEHHGPVHYEFNYDIHDDHTGDVHGRKEARKDDHTQGEYYLIDADGHKRTVTYQVDGKSGFIAQVHREPIKGHQAPQQVHKIVAPIHKVLAVPVHHEYYH, encoded by the exons ATGTCgctcaag ATTACCATCATTCTTGCTGCCCTCGTCGGTGTGATCGCTGCCCAGCATTACTACCAAGCTGAGCATCACGAAGAAGAACATCACGGCCCGGTTCACTACGAGTTCAACTATGACATCCATGACGATCACACCGGAGATGTCCATGGACGCAAGGAGGCTCGCAAGGATGATCACACTCAGGGAGAATACTATCTGATCGATGCCGATGGCCACAAACGCACCGTTACCTACCAGGTTGATGGCAAGAGTGGATTCATCGCCCAGGTTCACCGTGAACCAATCAAGGGACATCAGGCACCACAACAGGTGCATAAAATTGTTGCTCCAATCCACAAAGTGCTTGCAGTGCCAGTTCATCATGAGTACTACCACTAG
- the LOC129777397 gene encoding larval cuticle protein A2B-like, with the protein MSLKVVVVLVAFVGVIAAQHYYQAQHHEEEHHGPVHYEFNYDIHDDHTGDVHGRKEARKDDHTQGEYYLIDADGHKRTVTYQVDGKSGFIAQVHREPIKGYQIPQQVHKIVSPVHKVLAVPVHHDYHY; encoded by the exons aTGTCGTTAAAG GTCGTCGTCGTTCTTGTTGCCTTTGTCGGAGTGATCGCTGCTCAGCATTATTACCAAGCTCAACATCATGAGGAAGAGCATCACGGTCCAGTTCACTACGAGTTCAACTATGACATCCATGACGATCACACCGGAGATGTTCATGGACGCAAGGAAGCTCGCAAAGATGATCATACTCAGGGAGAGTACTATCTGATCGATGCCGATGGCCACAAGCGTACCGTGACTTATCAGGTCGATGGCAAGAGTGGATTCATCGCCCAGGTTCACCGCGAGCCAATCAAGGGATATCAGATTCCTCAGCAGGTGCACAAAATTGTATCTCCAGTCCACAAAGTTCTTGCAGTTCCAGTGCACCATGATTACCATTATTAG